A window of the Candidatus Paraluminiphilus aquimaris genome harbors these coding sequences:
- a CDS encoding SurA N-terminal domain-containing protein yields the protein MLQSMREGARSPWILVVIGLIVLSFVLTGAESLTFNGSQSGAAEVNGEEISVNELQFAIERQRRQLSEIYGDQIDPSFLDDDLLRPSVLNGLIEQALLSDYAEALAIAPSPRAVGRAITSNPAFQLEGAFSADYYRDILRSNGLTNAQYRADQENLDRLQKLQSFVSDASFVTPMETQASINVAAERRDVRYLVIEEASLVAEEALSDSAIVDYYDANRAAFAQPERVVARYILLTPDMYTKPVDPEEVQAQLAAALAEYDAKAESEVAHVLITQMDDEDDESYQSRITAASARLAAGEEFATIAQELSDDIGSASLGGDLGYTDGSVFPDAMESAIEALAVGEISDAVETDAGTHFILLKQRTAAAQVADDVLKAEIEGNLQATQAERDLLLAVDKLRDAAFTSDTLSLASNELGVQVRVSTPFSRDTGADLFSEMALREAAFSDDVFVDNNNSDVIELSGSRFVALRVGERLPEGYKTLDEVKEDILATLEQKAREGELAALVADVNQALADGDTLEAIADKKGLQWRVELAATRQNTLLPPEVLQAAFSKAADDTNSVTSVDVSSAGYALVQLARVTPGSEETLLTAERQSLVDEVQQVQSDLLFTEFLADLRRRGTVIVR from the coding sequence ATGCTTCAAAGCATGCGTGAGGGGGCTCGAAGCCCTTGGATTTTGGTAGTAATAGGCCTCATCGTGCTTAGCTTTGTGCTGACAGGTGCCGAGTCCTTAACCTTCAATGGATCTCAGTCCGGTGCGGCCGAGGTCAACGGGGAAGAAATCTCTGTCAACGAACTCCAGTTTGCTATCGAGAGACAACGAAGGCAGCTGAGCGAAATCTATGGAGATCAAATCGACCCTTCGTTTTTGGATGACGATTTGCTGAGACCGTCAGTCCTAAATGGACTCATCGAGCAAGCACTGCTGTCAGATTATGCTGAGGCACTAGCGATTGCACCCTCACCCAGGGCGGTCGGGCGTGCGATAACGAGCAATCCGGCGTTTCAATTAGAAGGCGCTTTCTCTGCTGACTATTATCGAGACATATTAAGGTCCAACGGCCTTACTAACGCTCAGTACAGGGCAGATCAAGAGAATCTAGACCGACTCCAGAAGCTTCAGTCATTTGTAAGTGACGCGTCCTTTGTTACGCCGATGGAAACTCAAGCCTCAATTAACGTCGCGGCTGAACGCAGGGACGTCCGTTATCTTGTCATTGAAGAGGCATCTCTCGTTGCTGAGGAAGCGCTCTCCGACAGTGCGATCGTTGACTACTACGACGCGAACAGGGCTGCATTTGCTCAACCTGAGCGGGTAGTAGCTCGGTACATATTATTAACACCTGACATGTATACCAAGCCTGTCGACCCCGAAGAGGTTCAGGCACAACTTGCGGCAGCGTTAGCCGAGTATGACGCTAAAGCCGAGTCAGAGGTGGCGCACGTCCTTATCACACAAATGGATGATGAAGACGACGAGAGCTATCAGAGCCGAATAACAGCAGCAAGTGCCCGACTTGCTGCCGGAGAAGAATTTGCCACGATAGCGCAAGAGCTCTCCGATGATATTGGCTCTGCTTCACTCGGTGGTGATCTTGGTTACACCGATGGATCGGTATTTCCCGATGCGATGGAATCAGCGATCGAAGCGTTGGCTGTTGGAGAGATTTCAGATGCCGTTGAGACGGATGCGGGCACGCACTTTATTTTGTTAAAACAGCGGACAGCTGCTGCACAGGTTGCCGATGACGTTCTTAAAGCTGAGATCGAAGGTAATTTGCAGGCGACGCAAGCAGAGCGCGACTTACTGTTAGCCGTTGATAAGCTGCGTGACGCGGCTTTTACTTCCGATACATTGAGCCTAGCGTCTAACGAGCTGGGTGTTCAAGTACGCGTATCGACACCCTTTTCTCGAGACACGGGCGCGGACCTGTTTTCGGAGATGGCCCTTCGAGAGGCCGCTTTCTCCGACGATGTGTTTGTGGATAACAATAACAGTGATGTTATTGAACTTAGCGGCAGTCGATTCGTGGCACTTCGTGTCGGTGAGCGACTCCCAGAGGGCTACAAGACGCTCGATGAGGTGAAAGAAGACATTCTGGCCACGCTTGAGCAAAAAGCGCGAGAGGGCGAACTGGCAGCGCTGGTGGCTGACGTGAACCAAGCCTTAGCCGATGGTGACACCTTAGAGGCGATTGCTGATAAGAAAGGTTTGCAGTGGCGAGTTGAACTAGCAGCCACACGCCAAAACACCCTGTTGCCGCCAGAAGTGTTGCAGGCGGCCTTCTCCAAGGCAGCCGATGACACAAATTCGGTGACTTCTGTTGACGTGTCATCTGCTGGGTACGCGTTAGTGCAGCTCGCCAGGGTGACACCGGGCAGTGAAGAGACGTTACTTACGGCAGAGAGACAGTCGCTGGTAGATGAGGTTCAGCAGGTCCAGAGTGATTTACTCTTCACTGAATTTCTAGCAGACCTGCGACGTCGTGGTACCGTCATTGTTCGATAA
- a CDS encoding electron transfer flavoprotein-ubiquinone oxidoreductase, with translation MERESMEFDVVVVGAGPAGLSAAIKLSQLAQQQEQEISICVVEKGSEVGAHILSGAVLETSALDELLPDWQSMGSPLTTEVKEDVFYYYTSGKSAFQIPNLFLPAPVHNDGNYIVSMGNVCRWLAEQAENMGIEVYPGFAAAEVLFNDDGSVKGVATGDMGISAEGEQKDSYMPGMELHAKYTLFAEGCRGHLGKQLIAHFGLDEGKDPQHYGIGIKEVWQIKPELHEEGKVIHGLGWPLAESGSSGGAFMYHAENNEVYIGLITDLNYSNPHVSPFEEFQRWKTHPKTAQYLEGAERLAYGARALAKGGLNSLPKMNFPGGLIIGCDAGTLNAVKIKGNHTAMKSGILAAEEVAAALMSDSPAADLANFEARINSSWLGKELKSSRNFAGYMHTFGALVGSAAVWFDQTIMRGNMPFTLRDRKPDHACLKPAAESKKIDYPKPDNVLTFDRLSSVFLSNTNHEEDQPCHLQLMDTSVPIQVNLPMYDEPAQRYCPAGVYEVITDGDEPRFQINAQNCVHCKTCDIKDPSQNIRWVTPEGLGGPNYPNM, from the coding sequence GTGGAACGCGAATCAATGGAATTCGATGTAGTCGTAGTTGGTGCAGGTCCTGCGGGACTGTCAGCAGCTATAAAACTCAGCCAACTGGCACAACAGCAGGAGCAAGAGATCAGTATCTGTGTTGTGGAAAAAGGCTCAGAGGTGGGCGCGCATATTTTGTCTGGCGCAGTACTTGAAACCTCAGCACTCGATGAGCTGCTTCCAGATTGGCAATCCATGGGTTCTCCTTTGACCACGGAGGTCAAAGAGGACGTCTTCTACTACTACACCTCTGGCAAATCTGCGTTTCAGATTCCTAATCTCTTTTTGCCTGCGCCAGTCCACAACGATGGCAACTATATCGTTTCCATGGGTAACGTTTGCCGCTGGCTGGCTGAGCAAGCCGAAAACATGGGCATTGAGGTGTATCCAGGTTTCGCTGCGGCGGAGGTGCTTTTCAACGATGATGGCTCCGTAAAAGGTGTTGCCACTGGCGACATGGGGATCAGTGCTGAGGGCGAGCAGAAAGACTCTTACATGCCAGGTATGGAGCTGCATGCCAAATACACCCTTTTCGCTGAAGGGTGTCGAGGACATTTGGGCAAGCAGTTAATCGCGCACTTTGGTCTCGATGAAGGTAAAGACCCCCAACATTACGGGATTGGAATCAAAGAGGTTTGGCAGATCAAGCCCGAGTTACATGAGGAAGGTAAAGTCATCCACGGACTGGGCTGGCCGCTGGCTGAGAGTGGTTCTTCCGGGGGTGCGTTCATGTATCACGCCGAGAATAATGAGGTCTACATTGGTCTGATTACGGATTTGAACTATTCAAATCCTCATGTGAGTCCCTTTGAAGAGTTCCAACGCTGGAAGACACATCCGAAGACCGCCCAATACCTCGAGGGCGCGGAGCGTCTTGCTTACGGCGCCCGTGCACTTGCCAAGGGAGGTCTGAATTCGCTACCAAAAATGAATTTCCCAGGGGGGCTCATTATTGGTTGTGATGCAGGCACCTTAAACGCTGTAAAGATTAAGGGTAATCATACCGCAATGAAGAGCGGCATCTTGGCGGCGGAAGAAGTAGCGGCGGCACTCATGTCTGACAGCCCCGCGGCGGATCTTGCTAATTTCGAGGCGAGAATCAACTCATCGTGGTTGGGTAAAGAACTCAAGTCGAGCCGCAACTTTGCGGGATATATGCACACCTTTGGCGCTCTAGTCGGTTCAGCCGCGGTTTGGTTCGATCAAACTATCATGCGAGGCAATATGCCGTTCACGCTTCGTGATCGTAAACCTGATCATGCCTGCCTGAAGCCTGCCGCAGAGTCTAAAAAAATCGACTACCCCAAGCCCGACAACGTCCTCACATTTGATCGACTGTCGTCTGTGTTTTTGTCGAATACCAACCATGAAGAAGATCAACCGTGTCACTTGCAGTTAATGGACACATCGGTCCCGATTCAGGTCAATTTGCCCATGTACGATGAGCCCGCTCAGCGTTACTGCCCTGCTGGCGTTTATGAAGTCATTACAGACGGTGATGAGCCTAGGTTCCAAATAAACGCGCAGAACTGCGTTCATTGTAAGACCTGCGATATCAAAGACCCGTCTCAAAACATCCGTTGGGTGACGCCCGAAGGTCTAGGCGGGCCTAACTACCCGAACATGTGA
- a CDS encoding HU family DNA-binding protein: protein MNKNELIDAMASEADLPKAAAGRALDAAVAAITAELAKGGSVSLVGFGTFSVKPRAARDGRNPRTGETIKIAASNTPGFKAGKALKDACNS from the coding sequence GTGAATAAAAATGAATTAATTGATGCTATGGCATCCGAAGCAGATCTCCCTAAAGCCGCCGCCGGTCGTGCCCTCGATGCAGCAGTAGCAGCCATTACTGCTGAACTTGCTAAAGGTGGTAGTGTATCGCTTGTCGGTTTCGGTACGTTTTCAGTCAAGCCACGCGCAGCTCGTGATGGTCGTAACCCACGAACTGGCGAAACTATTAAGATTGCGGCGTCTAACACGCCTGGCTTCAAAGCTGGCAAAGCACTTAAAGACGCGTGCAATTCGTAA
- a CDS encoding DUF2970 domain-containing protein, which yields MSKAIKIVQSTLAAAIGVQSKKNRERDFEEGNAGAFIAAGIIFTALFIATVLAVVQWVLA from the coding sequence GAGTAAGGCAATCAAAATAGTTCAAAGCACGCTGGCGGCCGCGATTGGAGTCCAAAGCAAAAAAAATCGCGAACGCGATTTTGAGGAAGGTAATGCCGGTGCGTTTATCGCCGCCGGCATTATTTTCACTGCACTATTCATCGCCACGGTTTTGGCTGTCGTGCAGTGGGTGCTTGCTTAG
- a CDS encoding methionine synthase, protein MAKSDIDDSTADAIVAVVIVSVAVLAVVEWLSGLPA, encoded by the coding sequence ATGGCTAAAAGTGATATTGATGACAGTACAGCAGACGCTATTGTGGCTGTTGTGATCGTGTCTGTTGCCGTACTAGCAGTAGTAGAGTGGTTGTCCGGGCTACCTGCCTAA
- a CDS encoding electron transfer flavoprotein subunit alpha/FixB family protein, producing MKTLIVAEHDNQSLKAATLNAVAAAQQLGGDVDVLVVGSGCEGAANAAAAVAGVGTVLCADNSAYEHQLAENVSLAVAEAASSYDCVMAPATANGKNVMPRVAALLDVAQISDITAVIDADTFERPIYAGNVIATVKSSDSKKVITVRTTAFDAAPAEGGTATVQSMAAAHDAGVSSFIGEEVAVSDRPELTSASVVISGGRGMQNGDNFSMLEGIADKLNAAIGASRAAVDAGFVPNDYQVGQTGKIVAPDLYIAVGISGAIQHLAGMKDSKVIVAINKDEDAPIFQVADYGLVADLFSALPELETAL from the coding sequence ATGAAGACATTAATTGTTGCTGAACACGATAACCAGTCACTCAAAGCTGCGACGCTCAACGCAGTGGCCGCTGCACAGCAGCTCGGCGGTGACGTTGATGTGCTTGTAGTGGGAAGTGGTTGCGAAGGCGCGGCTAACGCTGCAGCCGCCGTAGCAGGCGTGGGTACAGTGCTCTGTGCCGACAACAGTGCCTATGAGCATCAGCTTGCTGAGAATGTGAGTCTCGCTGTGGCTGAGGCCGCGTCCAGCTATGATTGCGTCATGGCGCCCGCGACAGCAAACGGTAAGAATGTTATGCCGCGCGTTGCAGCGTTGTTAGACGTTGCTCAGATTTCGGACATAACAGCGGTCATCGACGCTGACACGTTCGAGCGTCCGATCTATGCCGGCAATGTTATTGCAACGGTTAAAAGTTCCGACAGCAAAAAAGTCATTACTGTACGCACAACCGCGTTTGACGCGGCGCCGGCGGAGGGTGGCACCGCAACTGTTCAGTCTATGGCTGCAGCGCACGATGCGGGTGTCTCCAGCTTTATTGGTGAGGAAGTCGCTGTTTCGGACCGTCCGGAGCTCACTTCAGCGTCCGTTGTTATCTCCGGTGGTCGAGGCATGCAAAACGGCGATAACTTCTCAATGCTCGAGGGCATCGCAGATAAGCTAAACGCGGCGATTGGTGCATCGCGGGCGGCTGTTGACGCGGGTTTCGTACCGAACGACTACCAGGTAGGACAGACAGGCAAGATTGTAGCGCCTGATTTGTATATTGCTGTGGGTATTTCCGGCGCGATTCAGCACCTTGCGGGAATGAAAGACAGCAAGGTCATCGTTGCGATTAATAAGGACGAGGACGCGCCTATCTTTCAGGTTGCCGATTACGGACTTGTAGCTGACTTATTCTCAGCGTTACCAGAACTCGAGACGGCGCTTTAA
- a CDS encoding DUF1285 domain-containing protein: MQDDAYARLIQNASDASKTTDDTPAFSGSVNGRQPYPLEKWNPSHCGYVDIAIDRDGRWFHEGSEIKRAELVSLFAGLLRREEDGCYYLVTPVEKVEVSVALHPLMVVDATPMGSGAEQVLALVLNTGGIFQLDLTVGLHAEPRAAGAAYIKLPNGLTALFTRAAWYRLVEIADDEGCVVSGKERFSLLGDDPGRD, from the coding sequence ATGCAGGATGATGCGTACGCGAGATTGATACAGAATGCATCAGATGCATCGAAAACGACTGATGACACCCCTGCTTTTTCGGGCAGCGTAAATGGACGTCAGCCCTATCCGCTAGAGAAGTGGAATCCGTCTCATTGTGGTTATGTCGATATCGCCATCGATCGTGACGGACGTTGGTTCCACGAAGGCTCTGAAATTAAGCGCGCTGAGCTGGTTAGTTTATTTGCGGGGCTTCTGCGTCGAGAAGAAGACGGGTGTTATTACCTTGTTACCCCGGTCGAGAAAGTAGAGGTGTCGGTTGCACTTCATCCTTTGATGGTAGTCGATGCGACTCCCATGGGGTCAGGGGCCGAGCAGGTGCTTGCGCTCGTTCTCAATACCGGCGGCATCTTTCAGCTCGATCTAACAGTGGGGTTGCACGCTGAACCGCGGGCAGCGGGGGCCGCTTATATAAAACTGCCCAACGGGTTGACGGCGCTTTTCACCCGAGCAGCTTGGTACCGTCTCGTGGAAATCGCCGATGACGAAGGTTGCGTTGTGAGCGGTAAAGAGCGCTTTTCCCTGCTGGGTGATGACCCAGGCAGGGATTAA
- a CDS encoding electron transfer flavoprotein subunit beta/FixA family protein, with amino-acid sequence MKVLVAVKRVVDYNVKVRAKADGSDVELNNVKMAINPFCEIAVEEAVRLKEAGTASEVVVASIGDKSCQEQIRTALALGADRGIHVEAEGRPEPLEVAKLLKGVVAAESPDLVILGKQSIDGDNNQTGQMLAALAGMGQGTFASEVNIGEGTVQVTREVDGGLQTVELKLPAVVTTDLRLNEPRYASLPNIMKAKKKPLETLSPADLGVDIQSHVALVGVQPPAERSAGIKVESVEQLVDKLKNEAKVIS; translated from the coding sequence ATGAAAGTACTCGTCGCAGTGAAGCGCGTTGTTGATTACAACGTCAAGGTTCGCGCCAAAGCAGACGGCTCTGATGTAGAGCTGAACAATGTAAAAATGGCGATCAACCCATTCTGTGAAATCGCAGTAGAGGAAGCGGTGCGCCTTAAAGAAGCGGGCACAGCGTCCGAGGTTGTTGTGGCCTCTATTGGTGACAAGAGCTGCCAGGAGCAGATTCGTACCGCTCTGGCCTTAGGTGCCGACCGCGGGATTCACGTCGAGGCGGAGGGTCGTCCTGAGCCGCTTGAGGTTGCCAAGTTGCTCAAGGGCGTAGTTGCCGCTGAGTCTCCGGATCTTGTCATTCTCGGCAAGCAGTCGATTGACGGCGATAACAACCAAACCGGGCAAATGCTTGCGGCACTAGCGGGCATGGGACAGGGCACGTTCGCTTCAGAAGTTAACATCGGTGAAGGTACCGTTCAGGTGACGCGCGAAGTAGACGGCGGGTTGCAGACAGTAGAGCTTAAGCTGCCTGCGGTTGTGACCACTGATTTACGTCTCAACGAGCCGCGCTACGCATCATTACCTAATATTATGAAGGCGAAGAAAAAGCCGCTCGAGACACTGTCTCCGGCAGATTTAGGTGTAGACATCCAGTCACACGTAGCCCTTGTCGGCGTTCAGCCACCGGCTGAACGATCCGCAGGCATCAAAGTTGAATCAGTAGAGCAATTGGTAGATAAGCTCAAGAACGAAGCAAAGGTGATCTCATGA